A window of the Deinococcus gobiensis I-0 genome harbors these coding sequences:
- the glpK gene encoding glycerol kinase GlpK: MTNQNQYILALDQGTTSSRAIVFDHAGAIKSVAQKEFRQIFPKPGWVEHDANEIWSTQSGVMQEALSGAGIRAGDVAAIGITNQRETTLVWDRTTGQPIHNAIVWQDRRTAGYCDELRAQGKAEVFQQKSGLVLDAYFSGTKVKWLLDNVPGAREKAERGELAFGTMDSWLVYKLTGGECHITDVTNASRTLLCNIHTGEWDDELLEILGVPRSMLPEIRSSSEVYGETSQGLLGAQVKIAGIAGDQQAATFGQACLEPGMAKNTYGTGCFMLMNTGKEAVPSENRLLTTIAWRLGDGPMEYALEGSVFVAGAVVQWLRDGLKLIRSSSEVEALASSVESTDGVMLVPAFVGLGAPYWDSYARGTIVGMTRGTTHAHIARAALEAIAFQSAELLEAMQKDSGSPLKELRVDGGASNNNLMMQFQADILGVPVVRPKVTETTALGAAYLAGLAVGYWQSTDEIAGQWQEERRFEPQMEAAERERLMRRWKQAVERSRAWAEEDQRA, encoded by the coding sequence ATGACGAACCAGAACCAGTACATCCTCGCCCTCGACCAGGGCACCACCAGCAGCCGCGCCATCGTCTTCGACCACGCCGGGGCCATCAAGTCGGTCGCCCAGAAGGAATTCCGCCAGATCTTCCCCAAACCCGGCTGGGTCGAGCACGACGCCAATGAAATCTGGAGCACCCAGAGCGGCGTGATGCAAGAAGCCCTCTCGGGCGCGGGCATCCGGGCGGGCGACGTGGCGGCCATCGGCATCACCAACCAGCGCGAGACCACCCTGGTCTGGGACCGCACGACCGGGCAGCCCATCCACAACGCCATCGTGTGGCAGGACCGCCGCACGGCCGGGTATTGCGACGAGCTGCGTGCCCAGGGCAAGGCCGAGGTGTTCCAGCAGAAAAGCGGGCTGGTGCTCGACGCCTACTTCTCGGGCACCAAGGTCAAGTGGCTGCTCGACAACGTGCCCGGCGCCCGCGAGAAGGCCGAGCGCGGCGAGCTGGCCTTCGGCACGATGGATTCCTGGCTGGTCTACAAGCTGACCGGCGGCGAGTGCCACATCACCGACGTGACCAATGCCAGCCGCACCCTGCTGTGCAACATCCATACCGGCGAGTGGGACGACGAACTGCTGGAGATCCTGGGCGTGCCGCGCAGCATGCTCCCCGAAATCCGCAGCAGCAGCGAGGTCTACGGCGAGACGAGCCAGGGCCTGCTGGGCGCGCAGGTCAAGATCGCCGGGATCGCCGGCGACCAGCAGGCCGCGACCTTCGGGCAGGCCTGCCTGGAGCCGGGCATGGCGAAGAACACCTACGGCACCGGCTGCTTCATGCTCATGAACACCGGCAAGGAGGCCGTGCCCAGCGAGAACCGCCTGCTGACCACCATCGCCTGGCGTCTGGGCGACGGCCCCATGGAGTACGCCCTGGAAGGCAGCGTGTTCGTGGCGGGCGCGGTCGTGCAGTGGCTGCGCGACGGCCTGAAGCTCATCCGCAGCAGCAGCGAGGTCGAGGCGCTGGCGAGCAGCGTCGAGAGCACCGACGGCGTGATGCTCGTGCCCGCCTTCGTGGGCCTGGGCGCGCCCTACTGGGACAGCTACGCCCGGGGCACCATCGTCGGCATGACGCGCGGCACCACCCACGCGCACATCGCCCGCGCGGCCCTGGAGGCCATCGCCTTCCAGTCGGCCGAGCTGCTCGAAGCCATGCAGAAGGACAGCGGCTCGCCCCTCAAGGAGCTGCGTGTGGACGGCGGCGCGAGCAACAACAACCTGATGATGCAGTTCCAGGCCGACATCCTGGGCGTGCCGGTCGTGCGGCCCAAGGTGACCGAGACGACTGCGCTGGGCGCGGCCTACCTCGCCGGGCTGGCGGTCGGCTACTGGCAAAGCACCGACGAGATCGCCGGGCAGTGGCAGGAAGAGCGCCGTTTCGAGCCGCAGATGGAGGCCGCCGAGCGCGAAAGATTGATGCGCCGCTGGAAGCAGGCCGTCGAGCGCTCGCGCGCCTGGGCCGAGGAAGACCAGCGGGCCTGA
- the pgeF gene encoding peptidoglycan editing factor PgeF: MTSGLALSLLRAPNLGAAHAFSTRAGGVSRGPYGGLNLDDRADDPGDVAENRARLAAALGFSPTQVARLDQVHGIEVVTARSGGLWTGDALVSDRPGVLLAIGTADCYPLLLADEEAGVVGAAHAGWKGTLGRIGAATVRAMTALGARPERVRAAVGPGICGAQYAVGEDVARQFWEAGLGDFVLEEGGPPHLDLAGANLAVLREAGVRDVWVSGRCSTEADFYSYRRDAGVTGRMWAVIGRPEAQA, from the coding sequence ATGACGAGCGGCCTGGCCCTGTCCCTGCTGCGTGCGCCCAACCTGGGGGCGGCGCACGCCTTCAGCACCCGCGCGGGCGGCGTGTCGCGCGGTCCCTACGGCGGCCTGAACCTCGACGACCGCGCCGACGACCCCGGCGACGTGGCCGAGAACCGGGCCCGGCTGGCCGCCGCCCTGGGCTTCTCGCCCACGCAGGTCGCGCGGCTCGACCAGGTCCACGGCATCGAGGTCGTGACCGCGCGCTCGGGCGGCCTCTGGACCGGCGACGCCCTGGTCAGCGACCGGCCGGGCGTGCTGCTCGCCATCGGCACGGCCGACTGCTACCCCCTGCTGCTGGCCGACGAGGAGGCCGGCGTCGTCGGCGCGGCCCACGCGGGCTGGAAGGGCACACTGGGCCGCATCGGGGCGGCGACCGTGCGGGCCATGACCGCCCTGGGCGCGCGCCCGGAACGTGTACGCGCGGCGGTCGGCCCCGGCATCTGCGGCGCGCAGTACGCGGTCGGGGAGGACGTGGCCCGGCAGTTCTGGGAAGCGGGCCTGGGCGACTTCGTGCTGGAGGAGGGCGGGCCGCCCCACCTCGACCTCGCGGGGGCCAACCTCGCCGTACTGCGGGAAGCGGGCGTCCGGGACGTGTGGGTGTCGGGGCGGTGCAGCACCGAGGCCGACTTCTACTCGTACCGGCGCGACGCAGGCGTCACGGGACGGATGTGGGCCGTGATCGGCCGGCCGGAGGCGCAGGCATGA
- a CDS encoding MIP/aquaporin family protein, giving the protein MKFTAAQEFVAELIGTMVLILFGCGVVAMVVLFASTNPVIPGQIVNGGYTNITLGWGFAVLMGILISGGISGAHLNPAVTLALAVTKRFPWSKVAHYVAGQMIGAFLGAAIVFAVYYAKWIQFDPGLESTTGVFSTFPAIAGTFWPGMVDQIVGTALLVALILAIGDKLNNPVAASWGPLAVAFVVMAIGMSFGAMHGYAINPARDLAPRLFALVAGFKNTGFENGVWIVPVVGPLVGGVVGALIYDALIGRSLTRADESARQLTDQQGVDPEFNLKR; this is encoded by the coding sequence ATGAAATTCACGGCGGCGCAGGAGTTCGTGGCAGAACTGATCGGCACGATGGTGCTGATCCTCTTCGGATGCGGGGTGGTGGCGATGGTCGTGCTGTTCGCCAGCACCAACCCCGTCATACCGGGGCAGATCGTCAACGGCGGTTACACCAACATCACCCTGGGCTGGGGCTTCGCGGTCCTCATGGGCATCCTGATCTCGGGCGGCATCAGCGGGGCGCACCTGAACCCGGCGGTCACGCTGGCGCTCGCCGTCACCAAGCGCTTTCCCTGGAGCAAGGTCGCCCACTACGTCGCCGGACAGATGATCGGCGCGTTCCTGGGCGCGGCCATCGTGTTCGCGGTGTACTACGCCAAATGGATTCAGTTCGACCCGGGCCTGGAGAGCACGACCGGCGTCTTCTCGACCTTCCCGGCCATCGCCGGCACCTTCTGGCCCGGCATGGTGGACCAGATCGTGGGCACGGCGCTGCTCGTCGCCCTGATCCTCGCCATCGGCGACAAGCTGAACAACCCGGTCGCGGCGAGCTGGGGGCCGCTGGCGGTGGCCTTCGTGGTCATGGCCATCGGCATGAGCTTCGGCGCCATGCACGGCTACGCCATCAACCCCGCGCGTGACCTCGCGCCGCGCCTGTTCGCGCTGGTGGCCGGCTTCAAGAACACCGGCTTCGAGAACGGCGTCTGGATCGTGCCGGTGGTCGGGCCGCTCGTCGGCGGCGTCGTGGGCGCCCTGATCTACGACGCGCTGATCGGCCGCTCCCTGACCCGCGCCGACGAGAGTGCCCGTCAGCTGACCGACCAGCAGGGCGTAGACCCCGAATTCAACCTCAAGCGCTAA
- a CDS encoding isochorismatase family protein, with protein MSSTSQALVLLSAQRSQLEGRADERELTLGWNRQVSRAREAGHLLVFVQWDGEAGTDHATFSRAWTLYPDFHAEEGEVLVRAVHPDAFAGTDLDAELRARGVRGLELLGLDEETLEHTAARARDLGYAVSGAPAVVA; from the coding sequence ATGTCATCCACGTCGCAGGCCCTGGTGCTGCTCAGCGCGCAGCGTTCCCAACTGGAGGGGCGCGCCGACGAGCGCGAACTGACCCTCGGCTGGAACCGGCAGGTGAGCCGTGCCCGCGAGGCCGGTCACCTGCTCGTTTTCGTGCAGTGGGACGGTGAGGCGGGCACAGACCACGCGACCTTCTCGCGCGCCTGGACGCTGTACCCCGATTTCCACGCCGAGGAGGGCGAGGTGCTGGTGCGCGCCGTGCACCCCGACGCCTTCGCCGGTACGGACCTGGACGCCGAGCTGCGCGCGCGCGGCGTGCGCGGGCTGGAGCTGCTCGGCCTGGACGAGGAAACGCTGGAACACACGGCCGCGCGCGCGCGCGATCTGGGCTACGCGGTCAGCGGCGCTCCGGCGGTGGTCGCGTGA
- a CDS encoding glycerol-3-phosphate dehydrogenase/oxidase, whose amino-acid sequence MTPRQTADSRPAALSAVTSQDTWDLVVIGGGASGLGTAVEAATRGYRTLLLEAYDYAKGTSSRSTKLVHGGVRYLAQGNVSLVREALHERGLLKKNAPHLVHDLGFVIAAYKWWSQPFYGIGLKVYDALAGRLNLQPSRLIGRDEALKKIPTFKKAGLKGGVLYFDGQFDDSRLAVTLLRTLEDHGGVALNYAPVTGLVKEKGPDGKDKVAGVTFRDEESGQTLTVRARSVVNATGVFVDDIRRMDTPGAKPMLSPSQGVHVVVDRKFLPGDSAIMVPRTDDGRVLFAVPWHDHVVIGTTDTPVPDASLEPRALPEEIDFILRTAEQYMDPAPRREDVRSVYVGLRPLVKNENTDGAGSTAALSRDHIIRISDSGLLTLTGGKWTTYRRMGEDAVNRAAVLGGLPERLTLTPGLKLHGWSSPEETARRADHWRVYGSDAERVQALPGADRQLHPELPYTEAEVRWAARAEQARTVEDVLSRRLRALLIGARASIEAAPRVAALLAEELGHDEAWQRAQVEAYRQVADGYVLA is encoded by the coding sequence ATGACCCCCAGACAGACCGCCGATTCCCGCCCCGCCGCGCTGAGCGCCGTCACGTCCCAGGATACCTGGGACCTCGTGGTGATCGGGGGCGGGGCCTCGGGCCTGGGCACCGCCGTCGAGGCCGCCACGCGCGGCTACAGGACGCTGCTGCTCGAGGCCTACGACTACGCCAAGGGCACGTCGAGCCGCAGCACCAAGCTCGTGCACGGCGGCGTGCGCTACCTCGCCCAGGGCAACGTGTCGCTGGTGCGCGAGGCGCTGCACGAGCGCGGGCTGCTCAAGAAGAACGCGCCGCATCTGGTCCACGACCTGGGCTTCGTCATCGCCGCCTACAAATGGTGGTCGCAGCCCTTCTACGGCATCGGCCTGAAGGTATACGACGCGCTCGCGGGCCGGCTCAACCTCCAGCCCAGCCGCCTGATCGGCCGCGACGAGGCCCTGAAGAAGATTCCGACCTTCAAGAAGGCCGGCCTCAAGGGCGGCGTGCTGTACTTCGACGGCCAGTTCGACGACTCGCGCCTCGCGGTGACGCTGCTGCGCACCCTGGAAGACCACGGCGGCGTGGCCCTGAACTACGCCCCCGTGACCGGCCTGGTCAAGGAAAAGGGCCCGGACGGCAAGGACAAGGTCGCGGGCGTGACCTTCCGCGACGAGGAAAGCGGCCAGACCCTCACCGTCCGGGCGCGCAGCGTGGTGAACGCCACGGGCGTGTTCGTGGACGACATCCGCCGCATGGACACCCCCGGCGCCAAGCCCATGCTCTCGCCCAGCCAGGGCGTGCACGTGGTCGTGGACCGCAAGTTCCTGCCGGGTGACAGCGCCATCATGGTGCCGCGCACCGACGACGGCCGGGTGCTGTTCGCCGTGCCCTGGCACGACCATGTGGTCATCGGCACGACCGACACCCCGGTCCCCGACGCCAGCCTGGAACCGCGCGCGCTGCCCGAGGAGATCGACTTCATCCTGCGCACCGCCGAGCAGTACATGGACCCGGCCCCCAGGCGCGAGGACGTGCGCAGCGTGTACGTGGGCCTGCGCCCGCTGGTGAAGAACGAGAATACCGACGGCGCGGGCAGCACGGCGGCGCTGTCGCGCGACCACATCATCCGCATCTCGGACTCGGGCCTGCTGACCCTGACGGGCGGCAAGTGGACGACCTACCGCCGCATGGGCGAGGACGCCGTGAACCGCGCCGCCGTGCTGGGCGGCCTGCCCGAGCGCCTGACCCTGACGCCGGGGTTGAAGCTGCACGGCTGGAGCAGCCCCGAGGAGACGGCCCGCCGCGCCGACCACTGGCGCGTGTACGGGTCGGACGCCGAGCGCGTGCAGGCCCTGCCCGGCGCCGACCGCCAGCTGCACCCCGAGCTGCCCTACACCGAGGCCGAGGTGCGCTGGGCCGCCCGCGCCGAGCAGGCCCGCACCGTCGAGGACGTGCTCTCGCGCCGCCTGCGGGCGCTGCTGATCGGCGCGCGCGCCAGCATCGAGGCCGCCCCGCGCGTGGCCGCCCTGCTGGCCGAGGAACTGGGCCACGACGAGGCGTGGCAGCGCGCCCAGGTCGAGGCCTACCGTCAGGTCGCCGACGGCTACGTGCTGGCCTGA
- a CDS encoding M42 family metallopeptidase: MLVRLLETPSPTGFTEQAVALVAAELEALGITPARTRKGALTWEVPGTGEGHVTFSGHIDTLGAMVKAIKPSGRLLLSALGGYDWATVEGEDVLVHTQEGRAITGTVVNVRQSTHVHGPALRELRREPSVMEVRLDEDTRSASETRNLGIGVGDFVSFDARPRVTPAGYIKARHLDNKAAVAVFLGVTRELLGAPPARTVAFHVTTYEEVGHGAATGIPAHTDELVAVDMAAVGEGQTSSEHHVTLCVADSGGPYDHALGNRLRAAARRAGLELRIDLYPYYASDGTAAWRAGGDYPVALIGPGVDASHAYERTHTDALEATATLILAHVRAGERSGAPEA, encoded by the coding sequence ATGCTCGTGCGCCTGTTGGAGACACCCAGCCCCACCGGCTTCACCGAACAGGCGGTTGCGCTCGTCGCGGCCGAGCTGGAGGCGCTGGGCATCACCCCTGCCCGCACCCGCAAGGGCGCACTGACCTGGGAGGTGCCCGGCACGGGCGAAGGCCACGTGACCTTCAGCGGGCACATAGATACCCTGGGCGCGATGGTCAAGGCCATCAAGCCGAGCGGCCGGCTGCTGCTCTCGGCGCTGGGGGGCTACGACTGGGCCACCGTGGAGGGCGAGGACGTGCTCGTGCACACGCAGGAGGGGCGGGCCATCACCGGGACGGTCGTGAACGTGCGGCAGTCCACCCACGTCCACGGCCCGGCCCTGCGCGAGCTGCGGCGCGAGCCGTCGGTGATGGAGGTGCGCCTCGACGAGGACACCCGCAGCGCCTCCGAGACGCGCAACCTGGGCATCGGCGTGGGCGATTTCGTGAGCTTCGACGCCCGGCCGCGCGTGACGCCCGCCGGGTATATCAAGGCCCGGCACCTCGACAACAAGGCGGCGGTGGCGGTGTTCCTGGGGGTCACGCGCGAGCTGCTGGGCGCGCCGCCCGCGCGCACGGTCGCCTTTCACGTCACCACCTACGAGGAGGTCGGGCACGGCGCGGCGACGGGTATCCCCGCCCACACCGACGAACTCGTGGCGGTGGACATGGCGGCCGTGGGCGAGGGCCAGACGAGCAGCGAGCACCACGTCACCCTGTGCGTGGCCGATTCGGGCGGCCCCTACGACCACGCGCTGGGAAACCGCCTGCGCGCCGCCGCCCGCCGCGCCGGGCTGGAGCTGCGCATAGACCTATACCCCTACTACGCCAGCGACGGCACCGCCGCGTGGCGGGCGGGCGGCGACTACCCCGTGGCCCTCATCGGCCCCGGCGTGGACGCCAGCCACGCCTACGAGCGCACCCACACCGACGCCCTGGAGGCGACCGCCACCCTGATCCTCGCCCACGTGCGGGCAGGGGAGAGGAGCGGCGCGCCGGAGGCCTGA
- a CDS encoding YqeG family HAD IIIA-type phosphatase: MSLFRPRDVIDHVAQITPHFLAARGLNGLLLDLDNTLVPYGSYAEEGEMVRWAGELRSAGVGLYLLSNATGKRASFWISRLGFAGVGMAGKPNPRAFRKALDALALPPHAVGMVGDQVFTDVLGGNLAGMHTILVRPLAVNALPHTRAARRLERLVLRRYGHDWEPGRRR, from the coding sequence ATGAGCCTCTTTCGCCCTCGCGACGTCATTGACCACGTCGCGCAGATCACCCCGCATTTCCTGGCGGCGCGTGGCCTGAACGGCCTGCTCCTCGACCTCGACAACACCCTGGTGCCCTACGGCAGCTACGCCGAGGAAGGCGAGATGGTGCGCTGGGCGGGCGAGCTGCGCAGCGCGGGCGTGGGGTTGTACCTGCTGAGCAACGCCACCGGCAAGCGCGCGAGCTTCTGGATCTCGCGTCTGGGCTTCGCGGGCGTGGGCATGGCGGGCAAGCCCAACCCGCGCGCCTTCCGCAAGGCGCTGGACGCCCTGGCGCTGCCGCCGCACGCGGTCGGCATGGTGGGCGACCAGGTGTTCACCGACGTGCTGGGCGGCAACCTCGCGGGGATGCACACCATCCTGGTGCGCCCGCTGGCGGTCAATGCCCTGCCGCATACCCGCGCCGCGCGCCGACTGGAACGGCTGGTGCTGCGCCGTTACGGCCACGACTGGGAGCCGGGCCGAAGAAGGTAG
- a CDS encoding sugar-binding transcriptional regulator codes for MSDASPLSSPLPDAADPNVVQAVQVARLYYQQGLTTDAIARELGVSRPRVSRLLTLARRTGLVEIRIHDPQAHPQHLEAGLRARWPGLQPHVVSLPAGSPGHGSPQATRMERVAQAAAHWLGGHLRPRMTVGLAWGNTLDAVSRALTPRALPETQFVQLNGSASALDFSSGFVADTFSRFAHACGGRSYLFPVPTFFDDPGTRRAMWRERSVGHVLELQRAAEVLMFSVGSFSASTPSHVHVAGYLDAEDLAGLERQGAVGDIATVFYRADGRASGIDLNARSSGPELSWVRDHPQTVCVVADPGKALALRSALCGGLIRTLIVDETTARAVLEDPEAGPEGAADHT; via the coding sequence ATGTCCGACGCTTCGCCCCTGTCCTCGCCTCTGCCGGACGCCGCCGATCCCAACGTGGTGCAGGCCGTGCAGGTGGCGCGGCTGTATTACCAGCAGGGCCTGACCACCGACGCCATCGCCCGCGAACTGGGCGTCTCGCGCCCGCGCGTCTCGCGCCTGCTCACCCTGGCGCGGCGCACCGGCCTGGTCGAGATCCGCATCCACGATCCGCAGGCCCACCCCCAGCACCTGGAGGCCGGATTGCGGGCGCGCTGGCCGGGCCTGCAGCCCCATGTGGTCAGCCTGCCGGCCGGCAGTCCGGGGCACGGCAGCCCGCAGGCCACCCGGATGGAACGGGTCGCGCAGGCGGCGGCGCACTGGCTGGGCGGGCACCTGCGCCCGCGCATGACGGTGGGGCTGGCCTGGGGCAACACCCTGGACGCCGTGAGCCGGGCCCTGACCCCGCGCGCCCTGCCCGAGACGCAGTTCGTGCAGCTCAACGGCAGTGCCAGCGCCCTGGATTTCAGCAGCGGGTTCGTCGCCGACACCTTCTCGCGCTTCGCGCACGCCTGCGGGGGGCGGTCGTACCTCTTTCCGGTGCCGACCTTCTTCGACGACCCCGGGACCCGCCGGGCCATGTGGCGCGAGCGCAGCGTGGGGCACGTGCTGGAGTTGCAGCGCGCCGCCGAAGTGCTCATGTTCAGCGTAGGCAGCTTCAGCGCGTCGACGCCCAGCCACGTGCATGTGGCGGGGTACCTCGACGCCGAGGACCTCGCGGGCCTGGAGCGTCAGGGGGCGGTGGGCGACATCGCCACCGTGTTCTACCGCGCCGACGGCCGCGCCTCGGGCATCGACCTGAACGCCCGCAGCAGTGGCCCCGAGCTTTCCTGGGTGCGCGATCACCCGCAGACGGTCTGCGTGGTGGCCGACCCCGGCAAGGCGCTGGCCCTGCGGTCGGCGCTGTGCGGCGGCCTGATCCGGACCCTGATCGTGGACGAGACGACCGCCCGCGCGGTCCTGGAAGACCCCGAAGCGGGGCCGGAAGGCGCGGCGGACCACACCTGA
- a CDS encoding enoyl-ACP reductase FabI: MSVTVDLSSKTALVMGVANARSLGWAIAEQLLAAGCRVGFSYQGERLKPELEKLTAGHGGTWIQQADATNEEEMAALFARAKEEFGTLDILVHSIAFAPRGAMENRFLDTSAEDWNTALSVSAYTLVSAARHAEPLLRDGASIVSLTYHASQQVVPKYNVMGVAKAALEAATRYLAADFGPREIRVNTISAGPMRTIAARSIPGFSGLYDKGARNAAFGRNATSEEVGKLALFLLSDLGTGVTGQTMYVDAGLSIMTVREGQE, translated from the coding sequence ATGAGTGTGACGGTTGACCTTTCTTCCAAAACGGCCCTGGTGATGGGCGTGGCGAACGCGCGCAGCCTGGGCTGGGCCATCGCCGAACAACTGCTGGCCGCCGGCTGCCGCGTGGGCTTTTCGTACCAGGGCGAGCGGCTCAAGCCCGAGCTGGAAAAACTGACCGCCGGGCACGGCGGCACCTGGATTCAGCAGGCCGACGCCACGAACGAAGAAGAGATGGCCGCCCTGTTCGCCCGGGCCAAGGAGGAATTCGGCACGCTGGACATCCTGGTGCATTCCATCGCCTTCGCGCCGCGCGGGGCCATGGAAAACCGCTTCCTGGACACCTCGGCCGAGGACTGGAACACCGCCCTGAGCGTGAGCGCCTATACGCTGGTATCGGCGGCCCGCCACGCCGAGCCGCTGCTGCGCGACGGCGCGAGCATCGTGAGCCTGACCTACCACGCCTCGCAGCAGGTCGTGCCCAAGTACAACGTGATGGGTGTGGCGAAGGCGGCCCTGGAAGCCGCCACCCGTTACCTCGCCGCCGACTTCGGCCCGCGCGAGATCCGCGTGAATACCATCAGCGCCGGTCCCATGCGCACCATCGCCGCGCGCAGCATCCCCGGCTTCAGCGGCCTGTACGACAAGGGGGCGCGCAACGCCGCCTTCGGGCGTAACGCCACCTCCGAGGAGGTCGGCAAGCTGGCCCTGTTCCTGCTCTCCGACCTGGGCACAGGCGTCACCGGCCAGACCATGTACGTGGACGCCGGCCTGAGCATCATGACGGTGCGCGAGGGCCAGGAGTAG